From a single Lytechinus variegatus isolate NC3 chromosome 9, Lvar_3.0, whole genome shotgun sequence genomic region:
- the LOC121421219 gene encoding uncharacterized protein K02A2.6-like, protein MTNLSQPPPLDLKGNISENWKRFKQKFTLYNVASGMSEKDDKSQTSMLLHVIGDAALELYNTFVFAEDESMKLEKVLDKFEEYCMPKRNLTYERHRFFTRSQLEHESVDQYATELRSRAQSCEFSSLKESLIRDRIICGILDDGLREHLLRLDDLTLDKTLQVCRVAEQTRTQAQALSSTGENASIPVDSLSKNKKSSGKMSNQTRQTRQTKPQDRTNNKTCTRCGNRHTKEKCPAQGKTCKKCGKQNHFAKCCRTPVAKVNELQHLKVDSDGFMICSVDSQEHESKEEWKVNLRVNNELVEFKIDTGAQANTLPETIYHKLKPKPKLQKAKVKLTGYYETNIPVKGRCYVQMEYKGVKHSVQCFIIPGNRQPLLGLRTSEDLYLVKRVYHVDKQTEIKTGKTVVQDYDNVFVGLGCLPGKHHITLKDNAQPVQHACRKVPFPLQKKLKEELDKMENMDVIKQVDEPTDWVSSLVVVKKKNGQLRVCLDPRDLNRAIKREHYKLPSRAEITSQFAGAKYFSKLDASSGFWQIQLDEDSSKLCTFITPYGRYRFLRLPFGICSAPEVFHKIIHNLFVDIPGVNTMMDDIVVWGSTQEEHDDRLRIVLDIAQKSNLKLNRDKCEFNVNQMTFIGDLISQDGVRPDPKKVAAIRNMARPTCKQDIQRFLGMINYQAKFIPNLSTRSAPLRILLDKKVEWMWENEQEKAWCELKEALMSQPVLHFYDCTKPTKISADASKNGLGAVLLQQHEQNWHPIAYASRAMTDAETRYAQIEKELLAITYGCEKFHQYIYGQKIEVETDHKPLIPLFVKSLADCPLRIQRLLIRVQRYDLKVSYTPGKYMSTADTLSRAVDPKAELNVETEEDIRVYVDMIVQAMPVTSNKRQEIVEETKKDVELQELLATIRNGWPESKQQCPARIKQYWNIRSELSEADGIIFKGSKIVIPTSMRRYILNQVHEGHLGIEKCKKRAREVIYWPRINADITEMVQNCTSCLMYKPKQQAESLNPHAVPNRPWEKIAVDLFTLNKREYMVVVDYYSQFIEVCTLTSTTSKAVINHMKAIFARHGTPCELMSDNGPQFASQEFKSFAKEWDFHHTTSSPHYPQSNGLAENAVKIVKNLILKSQHSGQDIHRALQVYRSSPIACGKSPAELLYNRQIRSNLPMLDTLLNNQQIDTKSVRGRKDEQKVKQKERFDKHARDLPKLKPGDHVILQDMKTNTWSQHGIIKSVNNHNRSYQIETATGEIRRRNRRHLRPDPRHQAESIPLPTQDDFELDDSAEAEPASDVRASSSPSRTTRSGRVVKPPDRLNL, encoded by the coding sequence ATGACAAATCTAAGTCAACCTCCTCCACTTGACTTAAAGGGAAATATTTCCGAGAATTGGAAAagattcaaacaaaaattcacTCTATACAATGTTGCCTCAGGAATGTCAGAAAAAGATGACAAGTCACAAACATCAATGCTTCTACACGTAATAGGTGATGCTGCCTTGGAATTGTATAATACATTTGTATTTGCCGAGGATGAGAGCATGAAGCTTGAGAAAGTGTTGGACAAATTCGAGGAATATTGCATGCCAAAACGTAATCTAACGTATGAGAGACATAGATTTTTCACAAGATCACAATTAGAGCATGAGAGTGTTGATCAGTATGCAACTGAATTGCGAAGTCGTGCACAGTCGTGTGAGTTTTCTTCGTTGAAAGAGAGTCTTATACGGGACAGAATTATCTGTGGTATCTTAGATGATGGTCTAAGAGAGCATTTGTTGAGGCTAGATGATCTCACATTGGATAAAACGTTGCAAGTTTGTCGGGTTGCTGAACAAACTCGAACGCAGGCCCAAGCGTTGAGTTCCACCGGGGAAAATGCCTCAATTCCGGTTGATTCTCTCAGCAAGAATAAGAAATCTTCTGGTAAAATGTCAAACCAAACAAGACAAACAAGACAAACAAAACCTCAAGATCGTACTAACAATAAAACATGTACAAGATGTGGTAATAGACATACCAAAGAAAAATGTCCTGCACAaggtaaaacatgtaaaaagtgcGGTAAGCAAAATCATTTTGCTAAGTGTTGTCGTACCCCAGTAGCAAAAGTCAATGAATTGCAACACTTGAAAGTAGATTCAGATGGTTTCATGATTTGTTCAGTTGATTCACAGGAACATGAATCAAAGGAAGAGTGGAAAGTCAATTTGAGAGTCAATAATGAGCTAGTTGAGTTCAAGATAGATACTGGAGCTCAAGCTAACACTCTCCCTGAaacaatctatcacaaattgAAACCAAAACCAAAACTACAAAAAGCCAAAGTGAAGTTAACAGGTTACTATGAGACTAACATTCCAGTAAAAGGTCGTTGTTATGTCCAAATGGAGTACAAAGGAGTTAAACACAGTGTTCAATGTTTCATCATTCCTGGAAATCGTCAACCATTGCTAGGTCTCAGAACGAGTGAAGACTTGTATCTAGTAAAACGCGTCTATCATGTTGATAAACAAACAGAGATAAAAACAGGCAAAACTGTAGTGCAAGATTATGACAATGTATTTGTAGGATTAGGATGTCTTCCAGGCAAACATCACATTACATTGAAAGACAATGCACAACCAGTTCAACATGCATGTCGCAAAGTTCCATTTCCACTTCAAAAGAAACTAAAAGAGGAACTAGATAAGATGGAAAATATGGATGTAatcaaacaggttgatgaacCGACAGATTGGGTGTCTTCTCTTGTTGTAGTCAAGAAAAAGAATGGTCAACTCAGAGTCTGTCTAGATCCACGTGATCTTAATCGAGCAATCAAACGAGAACACTATAAATTGCCTTCTAGAGCTGAAATAACCTCTCAGTTTGCTGGAGCCAAGTATTTCAGTAAATTAGATGCATCAAGTGGTTTTTGGCAAATCCAACTAGATGAAGATAGTTCCAAGCTTTGTACATTTATCACTCCGTATGGAAGATATAGATTCTTGAGACTACCTTTTGGTATCTGCAGTGCTCCTGAAGTATTTCACAAGATAATACATAACTTGTTCGTAGATATACCTGGTGTCAATACCATGATGGATGACATAGTGGTATGGGGAAGCACTCAAGAAGAGCATGACGATCGTCTGAGAATAGTTCTAGACATCGCACAAAAATCAAACCTGAAACTCAATCGAGACAAGTGTGAGTTCAATGTGAACCAGATGACTTTCATTGGTGACTTGATCAGCCAAGATGGAGTCAGACCAGATCCTAAAAAGGTGGCTGCCATCAGAAACATGGCAAGACCAACCTGTAAACAGGACATACAAAGGTTCTTGGGGATGATAAACTACCAAGCAAAATTCATTCCAAACCTATCAACAAGGTCAGCACCTCTACGTATTTTGCTTGACAAGAAAGTAGAGTGGATGTGGGAAAATGAACAAGAAAAAGCATGGTGCGAGTTGAAAGAAGCTCTAATGAGTCAACCAGTGCTTCATTTCTATGACTGCACAAAACCCACAAAGATATCAGCTGATGCTTCAAAAAATGGACTAGGAGCAGTTCTCCTACAGCAACATGAACAAAATTGGCATCCAATAGCTTACGCATCAAGAGCTATGACTGATGCAGAAACACGTTACGCTCAGATAGAAAAAGAACTCTTAGCTATCACTTACGGatgtgaaaaatttcatcaatatatctATGGTCAAAAGATAGAAGTTGAAACAGATCACAAGCCACTTATCCCATTGTTTGTTAAGTCATTGGCAGATTGTCCTTTACGCATTCAAAGATTACTAATCAGAGTACAGAGATATGATCTCAAAGTGTCATATACACCTGGAAAGTACATGTCCACTGCCGATACACTGTCACGAGCAGTAGATCCAAAAGCAGAATTGAATGTTGAAACTGAAGAAGATATCAGAGTCTATGTAGATATGATAGTACAAGCAATGCCAGTAACATCAAACAAAAGACAAGAAATTGTTGAAGAGACCAAAAAAGATGTAGAGCTTCAAGAGTTGCTAGCCACCATCAGAAATGGTTGGCCAGAAAGTAAGCAACAATGTCCAGCTAGAATAAAACAGTACTGGAACATTAGAAGTGAACTCTCTGAAGCAGATGGAATCATATTCAAAGGTTCTAAAATAGTAATTCCAACTTCCATGAGACGATACATACTAAACCAAGTACACGAAGGTCACTTAGGCATTGAGAAATGTAAGAAACGTGCTAGGGAAGTAATCTATTGGCCAAGAATCAATGCAGACATCACTGAAATGGTCCAAAATTGTACTTCATGCCTAATGTACAAACCAAAACAACAGGCTGAAAGCCTAAATCCACATGCCGTGCCTAATCGTCCTTGGGAAAAAATTGCAGTAGATCTATtcactttgaacaaaagagaATATATGGTCGTCGTCGACTACTACTCACAATTCATTGAAGTATGTACTTTGACTTCAACTACAAGCAAGGCCGTGATTAATCACATGAAAGCAATATTTGCTcgtcatggtacaccatgtgaaCTGATGTCGGATAATGGTCCTCAATTTGCAAGCCAAGAATTCAAAAGCTTTGCAAAAGAATGGGATTTTCACCATACCACATCGAGTCCACATTATCCACAATCAAATGGCCTCGCAGAAAATGCTGTGAAGATTGTCAAAAATCTCATACTGAAGTCACAACACAGTGGACAAGATATCCACAGAGCTTTACAAGTCTATCGAAGTTCACCAATAGCATGCGGAAAATCTCCAGCAGAACTTCTGTACAATCGTCAGATTAGGTCAAACCTTCCCATGCTTGACACTTTGCTCAATAACCAACAGATTGATACTAAATCTGTGAGGGGAAGAAAGGATGAGCAGAAGGTGAAACAAAAAGAGCGATTCGATAAACATGCTCGTGACTTGCCAAAGCTAAAACCTGGAGATCATGTGATACTCCAAGACATGAAAACTAATACCTGGTCACAACATGGTATCATAAAGTCTGTCAATAATCATAACAGATCATACCAAATTGAAACAGCCACAGGCGAGATACGTCGCAGAAACAGACGTCACCTCAGGCCAGATCCCAGACACCAAGCCGAGTCTATTCCATTACCAACACAGGATGACTTCGAGCTAGATGACAGCGCAGAAGCGGAACCAGCATCTGATGTTCGCGCATCTTCGTCACCATCCCGAACAACCAGAAGCGGACGAGTCGTTAAACCGCCAGATCGTTTAAACTTGTAA